A window of the Lolium perenne isolate Kyuss_39 chromosome 7, Kyuss_2.0, whole genome shotgun sequence genome harbors these coding sequences:
- the LOC127312494 gene encoding uncharacterized protein, translating into MHPPPAAVVAAPPAAAGGGGGGGGAAAVNAAGRPPGYKWRPVRSWGALTWVQVGIAATAAAFALFASTLRPTDFPYVPAQCVTTAAEVLELRYYAGLLLRCAMAQAGAAAAALVITPPSTLKGCLAGFANLLGLVTLTHLLDVVRRVLAATGGSCFTGHFRTVEYIFHVITADAFLLAIPLIWFFGQ; encoded by the exons ATGCATCCTCCTCCCGCTGCTGTCGTCGCAGCTCCTCCTGCTGCtgctggtggtggcggtggtggtggtggcgccgccgccgtcaatgctGCCGGACGTCCACCAGGGTACAAGTGGCGGCCCGTGCGGTCCTGGGGCGCCCTCACTTGGGTGCAGGTCGGCATCGCCGCCACGGCTGCTGCCTTCGCCCTCTTCGCGTCCACGCTCAGGCCCACCGACTTTCCCTAC GTGCCGGCCCAGTGCGTGACCACGGCCGCGGAGGTCCTGGAGCTGCGCTACTACGCGGGCCTGCTGCTGAGGTGCGCCATGGCGCAGGCAGGCGCGGCCGCCGCGGCGCTCGTCATCACGCCGCCGTCCACGCTCAAGGGGTGCCTCGCCGGGTTCGCCAACCTGCTCGGGCTGGTCACGCTCACCCACCTCTTGGATGTCGTCCGCAGGGTCCTCGCGGCCACCGGCGGGTCCTGCTTCACCGGCCACTTTCGCACCGTGGAGTACATCTTCCACGTCATCACCGCCGACGCTTTCCTCTTAGCCATACCACtcatctggttcttcggccagtAG